Within the Candidatus Saccharibacteria bacterium oral taxon 488 genome, the region AGCCCTCGCATCAGCGGGGGTTTTTGTGTACAATAGATATATGACAGAGCAACGGAGGGTAGGAACGCGGGCTCGCTTGTTTTTGGGCGGGCTGCTGATCGCGATTGTGAGTTTTGCGGCCGGGACGCGGTCGGATCTGATCGTGGCGCAGGTCGGGTCGCTGTTTGGTCTCAGAACAGCAACGGGGTCGCTGGATTTATCAGCGGTGCAGCGCGTGTACCGTGAGCTAAAGGCTCATTATGACGGTAATTTGGATGAGCAAGCACTTACGCGTGGGGCGGCGCGCGGTATGGTGGCGGCGACGGGCGATCCGCACACGGCGTACATGGATCCGGATGAAGCCAAGGAGTTTGAGAAGAGCTTGTCGGGCAATATTGGTGGCGGTATCGGGGCGGAAATTGCCAAGCGGCATAACGTGCCGACGATCATCCGGCCGCTAAAGAATAGCCCAGCCGAAAAGGCGGGCGTCAAAGCTGGTGATGCCATCGTCAAGGTCAATGACACGGTGGTGACTAATATGCCGGTTGATCAAGTGGTGCAGCGTATTCGTGGCGACGTTGGCACGACGGTCAAGTTGGTGCTGTCGCGTGGCGGCGAGCGTAAAGATATAACGGTGACACGCGAGGAGGTCGTCGCGCCGGCTGCCGAGTGGAAGGTTGATGGTGAGATTGGTATTTTGACGGTCAGTCGCTTTAATGATGACACCGGCAAGCAAGCGCGCCAAGCCGCCGAGGAGTTTCGCTCGGCAGGTGTTAGGAAAGTCATCCTCGACCTTCGAGGAAATCCTGGCGGTACGGTGGCGGCCGCACAGGCGTTAGCGGGGTTGTGGCTCAATCATGAGGTGGTAATGACCCAACGGCGCGGTGAGCAGGTTATCTCGACGGAGAAATCGACCGGCCAGCCGCTTCTCGGTGATATCAAGACGGTTGTGTTGATTAACGGTGGTAGTGCCAGCGCCAGCGAGATCGTGGCGGGGGCGCTCAAGGATCACGGCAAGGCGACGCTGGTTGGCGAAAAAACTTATGGCAAGGGCAGTGTGCAGCGGCCGATTGATCTCGCGGATGGCTCGGTTCTAAAAGT harbors:
- a CDS encoding S41 family peptidase; this encodes MTEQRRVGTRARLFLGGLLIAIVSFAAGTRSDLIVAQVGSLFGLRTATGSLDLSAVQRVYRELKAHYDGNLDEQALTRGAARGMVAATGDPHTAYMDPDEAKEFEKSLSGNIGGGIGAEIAKRHNVPTIIRPLKNSPAEKAGVKAGDAIVKVNDTVVTNMPVDQVVQRIRGDVGTTVKLVLSRGGERKDITVTREEVVAPAAEWKVDGEIGILTVSRFNDDTGKQARQAAEEFRSAGVRKVILDLRGNPGGTVAAAQALAGLWLNHEVVMTQRRGEQVISTEKSTGQPLLGDIKTVVLINGGSASASEIVAGALKDHGKATLVGEKTYGKGSVQRPIDLADGSVLKVTEARWYTPHGKNIDKSGIEPDIKVEMTAGAADNGRDPQLEKAKSV